A genomic segment from Pseudoduganella chitinolytica encodes:
- a CDS encoding sensor histidine kinase: MHAGPLRGHGGAAWHRCACGAVFVGIVGAPCAMAGQPASAAQSLAVATAALTIACTAMAMTALALLVCWLRARTLARRCGRLALELGREQARRAQAERAWRDSQMHLHRLATARAGAREAERRRIGRDIHDDLGQHLLALHLDIGSLHNHPRLPAWLRERTGLVERHVQQTIRALRNVINDLRPAALEQGLRLALRRQVDEFARLSGLRCHLDVAGLDALAQRSAGTPFATVETALFRLLQEALSNVLRHAAARTVHVTLGRERDRLVLAVRDDGVGLAPGCEARGAGLSGMADRAAAAGGELTLSSRPGRGTTVSIALPLDGAPPPAPAPTALSPSSPQEHHEHA, encoded by the coding sequence ATGCACGCAGGGCCCTTACGGGGGCACGGGGGCGCCGCCTGGCACCGGTGCGCCTGCGGCGCCGTGTTCGTCGGCATCGTGGGGGCGCCCTGCGCCATGGCGGGCCAGCCCGCCAGCGCCGCACAGTCGCTGGCCGTCGCGACCGCCGCGCTGACGATTGCCTGCACGGCCATGGCCATGACCGCGCTGGCGTTGCTCGTGTGCTGGCTGCGCGCGCGCACGCTGGCCCGGCGCTGTGGCCGGCTCGCCCTCGAACTGGGGCGGGAACAGGCCCGCCGCGCGCAAGCCGAACGGGCCTGGCGCGACAGCCAGATGCACCTGCACCGGCTGGCGACCGCCCGCGCCGGGGCCCGCGAGGCGGAGCGGCGCCGCATCGGCCGCGACATCCACGACGACCTGGGCCAGCACCTGCTGGCGCTGCACCTGGACATCGGCAGCCTGCACAACCACCCGCGCCTGCCGGCCTGGCTGCGCGAGCGCACCGGGCTGGTCGAGCGCCATGTGCAGCAGACCATCCGCGCCCTGCGCAACGTCATCAACGACCTGCGCCCCGCCGCGCTGGAGCAGGGCCTGCGGCTGGCGCTGCGGCGCCAGGTGGACGAGTTCGCCCGCCTGTCCGGCCTGCGCTGCCATCTCGATGTCGCCGGGCTGGACGCGCTGGCACAGCGCAGCGCCGGCACGCCGTTCGCAACCGTCGAGACGGCCTTGTTCCGGTTGCTGCAGGAAGCCCTGTCGAACGTGCTGCGCCATGCGGCGGCCCGCACCGTCCACGTCACGCTGGGCCGCGAGCGCGACCGGCTGGTGCTGGCCGTGCGGGACGACGGCGTCGGCCTGGCGCCCGGTTGCGAGGCGCGCGGCGCCGGCCTGTCGGGCATGGCGGACCGCGCGGCCGCGGCCGGCGGCGAACTGACGCTGTCCAGCCGGCCCGGCCGGGGCACGACCGTGTCGATCGCACTGCCGCTGGACGGGGCGCCGCCGCCCGCACCGGCCCCGACTGCCCTTTCACCGTCATCCCCACAGGAACACCATGAACATGCATAA
- a CDS encoding sensor domain-containing diguanylate cyclase, which translates to MHNVQPLAPPAPQRCAFDVLELLVIPAFVLDAHCRVIMWNHACERLTGVPAREVLGTRDAWRSFYLQARPTLADLVLQQRTAEVAALYEAYQREHEHGHARGEGAHLSAESWCDMPRAGRRRYLAVDVSPIRDERGAIVAVVETLRDMTTEKQARIALEQLATRDGLTGLANRRCFDDTLHAEWQRALRQGQPLSLLMVDVDNFKQYNDAYGHVGGDTCLQRIAGAVAGEMRTNDLVARYGGEEFAVILPNQALKGAAIVAERIRCRVERLMLPNLGVDLGLGQRFVTVSIGAATALPATDTDPAHLVATADAALYRAKHMGRNRISLTNPGEPER; encoded by the coding sequence ATGCATAACGTGCAGCCGCTGGCGCCCCCGGCACCGCAGCGCTGCGCTTTCGACGTGCTCGAATTGCTCGTCATTCCCGCCTTTGTCCTGGATGCGCACTGCCGCGTCATCATGTGGAACCACGCCTGCGAGCGCCTGACGGGCGTGCCCGCGCGGGAAGTGCTGGGTACGCGCGACGCTTGGCGCAGCTTCTACCTGCAGGCCCGGCCGACCCTGGCGGACCTGGTGCTGCAGCAGCGCACCGCCGAGGTGGCGGCGCTGTACGAGGCGTACCAGCGTGAACACGAGCATGGGCACGCGCGCGGCGAAGGCGCCCATCTGTCGGCCGAAAGCTGGTGCGACATGCCGCGCGCGGGGCGGCGGCGCTACCTGGCGGTGGACGTGAGCCCGATCCGCGACGAGCGCGGCGCCATCGTGGCTGTCGTCGAGACGCTGCGCGACATGACGACGGAAAAGCAGGCCCGGATCGCGCTCGAGCAACTGGCCACCCGCGACGGCCTGACGGGCCTCGCCAACCGCCGCTGCTTCGACGACACCCTGCACGCGGAATGGCAGCGCGCCCTGCGCCAGGGCCAGCCGCTGTCGCTGCTGATGGTGGACGTCGACAACTTCAAGCAGTACAACGACGCCTACGGCCACGTGGGCGGCGACACCTGCCTGCAACGCATTGCCGGCGCGGTGGCCGGCGAAATGCGCACCAACGACCTGGTGGCGCGCTATGGAGGAGAGGAATTCGCCGTGATCCTGCCGAACCAGGCGCTGAAGGGCGCGGCCATCGTGGCGGAGCGGATCCGCTGCCGTGTCGAGCGGCTGATGCTGCCGAACCTGGGCGTGGACCTGGGCCTCGGACAGCGGTTCGTGACGGTGAGCATCGGTGCCGCGACCGCCCTGCCCGCCACGGACACCGATCCGGCGCACCTGGTCGCGACGGCCGACGCGGCGCTGTACCGCGCCAAGCACATGGGGCGCAACCGGATCAGCCTGACGAACCCGGGGGAACCCGAGCGGTAG
- the tadA gene encoding tRNA adenosine(34) deaminase TadA, with product MAATLEEAFMRAALAEAQKAWDLGEVPVGAVVVKDGVVIATGFNQPIAGHDPTAHAEIVALRAAAKALGNYRLPGCELYVTLEPCVMCSGAMMHARLARVVYGAGDPKTGAAGSVVNLYESARLNHHTQAVGGVLAAECGDLLKSFFAARRAAARAARGGGIVAVPPAQS from the coding sequence ATGGCGGCCACGCTTGAAGAGGCGTTCATGCGCGCCGCGCTGGCCGAGGCGCAGAAGGCGTGGGACTTGGGCGAGGTGCCGGTGGGCGCCGTCGTCGTCAAGGACGGCGTCGTCATCGCCACCGGCTTCAACCAGCCCATCGCGGGGCACGACCCGACGGCGCACGCGGAAATCGTCGCGTTGCGGGCCGCCGCCAAGGCGCTCGGCAACTACCGGCTGCCGGGCTGCGAGCTGTACGTGACGCTGGAGCCGTGCGTGATGTGCTCCGGCGCGATGATGCATGCGCGCCTGGCGCGCGTGGTGTACGGTGCCGGCGACCCGAAGACGGGCGCCGCCGGGTCGGTCGTCAACCTGTACGAATCGGCCCGGCTGAACCACCACACGCAGGCTGTCGGGGGCGTGCTGGCCGCTGAATGTGGCGACCTGCTGAAATCCTTCTTCGCCGCCCGCCGCGCGGCGGCCCGTGCCGCGCGGGGCGGTGGCATCGTTGCCGTGCCCCCGGCGCAGTCTTGA
- a CDS encoding DUF4214 domain-containing protein, whose protein sequence is MLQFSDRSVRIADLALPVMGSEGNDKLVAPAGNVTIDAGAGLDTVAFAGRAAEFSIKIDNGSATVTGRGIADVLVNVERISFSDATVALDVGSGHAGQLFRLYEAAFQRVPDKEGLGFWLGALDNGHAPLDSIARSFITSPEFLQRYGETDNATFLTLVYQNVLGRAPDAEGFAWHLNNLEQGLPRERALLDFSESIEFTASLVGTVANGVQYVPFA, encoded by the coding sequence ATGCTCCAGTTCAGCGATCGCAGCGTCCGCATTGCCGACCTGGCCCTGCCGGTAATGGGCAGCGAGGGCAACGACAAGCTGGTGGCGCCAGCCGGCAACGTAACGATCGACGCCGGGGCCGGCCTCGATACGGTGGCGTTCGCCGGCCGCGCCGCGGAGTTTTCCATCAAGATCGACAATGGCAGCGCGACAGTCACGGGCAGGGGCATCGCGGACGTGCTGGTCAACGTCGAGCGCATCAGTTTCTCGGACGCGACGGTGGCGCTGGACGTCGGCAGCGGGCATGCGGGCCAGTTGTTCCGCCTGTACGAGGCGGCATTCCAGCGTGTGCCCGACAAGGAAGGCCTGGGTTTCTGGTTGGGCGCGCTCGACAACGGCCATGCGCCGCTGGACAGCATCGCCCGCTCGTTTATCACCAGCCCTGAATTCCTGCAGCGCTATGGCGAAACGGACAACGCAACCTTCCTGACGCTGGTTTACCAGAACGTACTGGGCCGGGCGCCCGACGCGGAAGGCTTTGCGTGGCACCTGAACAACCTGGAGCAGGGGCTGCCCCGGGAACGCGCGCTGCTGGACTTTTCGGAGTCGATCGAGTTTACCGCGTCCCTCGTCGGGACCGTCGCCAACGGCGTGCAGTACGTCCCGTTCGCCTGA
- the queD gene encoding 6-carboxytetrahydropterin synthase QueD, translating to MLTITRKLEFDAGHRIPDHKSQCRNLHGHRYTLEITLTGQVITAEGNSDNGMIMDFSDVKSIAKEHLVDVWDHAFLVYEKDIAVKEFLASLPNHKTVVIDRIPTVENLAAVAFGILKAAFKDRYGTGLHLHKLVLHETPNCWAEIIEG from the coding sequence ATGCTGACCATCACCCGCAAGCTGGAATTCGACGCCGGCCACCGCATTCCCGACCACAAGAGCCAGTGCCGCAACCTGCACGGTCACCGCTACACGCTGGAGATCACGCTGACCGGCCAGGTCATCACGGCCGAAGGCAATTCCGACAACGGCATGATCATGGACTTCTCCGACGTCAAGTCGATCGCCAAGGAGCATCTGGTCGACGTGTGGGACCATGCCTTCCTGGTGTACGAGAAGGACATCGCCGTCAAGGAGTTCCTGGCCTCGCTGCCGAACCACAAGACGGTGGTGATCGACCGTATCCCGACCGTGGAGAACCTCGCCGCCGTCGCGTTCGGCATCCTGAAGGCCGCGTTCAAGGACCGCTACGGCACCGGGCTGCACCTGCACAAGCTGGTGCTGCACGAAACGCCGAACTGCTGGGCCGAGATCATTGAAGGCTGA
- the queE gene encoding 7-carboxy-7-deazaguanine synthase yields MTYSIKEIFYTLQGEGAHAGRPAVFCRFAGCNLWTGRESDRASAVCQFCDTDFVGTDGERGGKFATPGELAAVIDGLWPASHAASKYVVFTGGEPLLQLDGPLIDAMHAAGFTIAIETNGTIAVPPGVDWICVSPKVGSKLVVARGNELKVVIPQKDQHLADYEHLDFDNFFVQPMDGPLAAFNTTLAIDTCKANPKWKLSLQTHKLLNIP; encoded by the coding sequence GTGACTTACAGTATCAAAGAGATTTTTTACACGCTGCAAGGGGAAGGTGCCCATGCGGGCCGCCCTGCCGTGTTCTGCCGTTTTGCCGGCTGCAACCTGTGGACGGGGCGCGAAAGCGACCGCGCCAGCGCCGTCTGTCAGTTCTGCGACACCGATTTCGTCGGCACCGACGGTGAGCGGGGTGGTAAATTCGCCACGCCCGGCGAACTGGCGGCCGTCATCGACGGCCTGTGGCCCGCGTCGCATGCAGCCAGCAAGTATGTCGTCTTCACCGGCGGCGAGCCGCTGCTGCAGCTGGACGGCCCCCTGATCGACGCGATGCACGCGGCCGGCTTCACGATCGCCATCGAGACCAACGGCACCATTGCCGTGCCGCCTGGCGTCGACTGGATCTGCGTCAGCCCGAAGGTCGGCTCGAAGCTGGTCGTCGCCAGGGGTAACGAACTGAAAGTCGTCATCCCGCAGAAGGACCAGCACCTGGCCGACTACGAGCACCTTGACTTCGACAATTTCTTCGTCCAGCCGATGGACGGCCCGCTGGCCGCGTTCAACACGACGCTGGCGATCGACACCTGCAAGGCCAATCCGAAATGGAAGCTGAGCCTGCAGACCCACAAACTCCTGAACATTCCCTGA